A window of the Miscanthus floridulus cultivar M001 chromosome 14, ASM1932011v1, whole genome shotgun sequence genome harbors these coding sequences:
- the LOC136503373 gene encoding uncharacterized protein, with protein MGKMKKFKTTIEQAKALTIFIYAHHRTLALMRKFTKKREIVRPGVTRFASNFLTLQSLFEKKEQLRKMSQSEEWEKISHVKSAKGVQATATLVRPNFWSSVALCLRVFEPLVKVLRMVDGDVKPSMAFLYGEILKAKGDIKVAIGNIPRAVGLYSSIMQIIDVKMKNRLDSPLHKAAYFLNPYYSYNDDSIFQSEEVMDGFLTAVETFYHGDYDKQAQVLNEEVHRFKDRVGHFGKQVAAAGCKDFDMNPSMQVLVIFLLAVGCCCCWL; from the coding sequence ATGGGAAAGATGAAGAAGTTCAAGACCACAATTGAGCAAGCAAAGGCATTGACAATCTTCATTTATGCACACCATAGGACCTTGGCATTGATGAGGAAGTTTACAAAGAAAAGAGAGATTGTTCGGCCAGGCGTGACTAGATTTGCATCCAACTTTCTCACCTTGCAGAGTTTGTTTGAGAAGAAGGAGCAGCTAAGGAAGATGTCTCAAAGTGAAGAGTGGGAGAAGATAAGCCATGTCAAGAGTGCAAAAGGAGTGCAAGCCACAGCCACCTTGGTGAGGCCAAATTTTTGGAGTTCTGTTGCACTTTGCTTGAGGGTATTTGAGCCATTGGTGAAAGTCCTTCGGATGGTTGATGGGGATGTGAAGCCATCAATGGCATTTCTTTATGGAGAAATCCTTAAGGCCAAGGGAGACATCAAGGTGGCTATTGGAAACATTCCTAGGGCAGTAGGGTTGTATAGTTCTATCATGCAAATCATTGATGTGAAGATGAAAAATAGGCTGGACAGTCCTCTTCACAAGGCTGCTTATTTCTTGAACCCTTATTATAGCTACAATGATGACTCCATCTTTCAATCTGAGGAAGTCATGGATGGCTTCTTAACAGCTGTAGAAACATTCTACCATGGTGATTATGATAAGCAAGCCCAAGTACTGAATGAGGAGGTGCACAGGTTCAAAGACCGTGTTGGTCATTTTGGAAAACAAGTGGCAGCTGCTGGCTGTAAGGACTTTGACATGAATCCTAGTATGCAAGTTTTAGTAATTTTTTTGTTggctgttggctgctgctgctgctggctatAA
- the LOC136504217 gene encoding coatomer subunit delta-2-like isoform X1 — MVVLAASIVSKSGKALVSRQFVDMSRIRIEGLLAAFPKLVGTGKQHTYVETENVRYVYQPIEGLYLLLITNKQSNILEDLDTLRLLSKLVPEYSPSLDEEGICKTAFEIIFAFDEAISLGNKENVTVQQVKQYCEMESHEEKAHKLMMQTKINETKDLMKKRANELDKMKMERGKLDKGGYSSISGPRVIEKTFSDMGISGSGFGSGSGLGGLSTDMDSFASKPKGRPSTAATAPGKGFGMKLGKTQKTNQFLESLKAEGEVILEDVQPSAVSTRSALPPSDPVTVTIEEKLNVVVKRDGGINNFDVQGTLALQVLNDTDGFIQLQIESQDIPGLSFKTHPNINKDLFNGQQILGAKDPNRPFPSGQNETPLVKWRIQGMDESSLPLSVNCWPSVSGNETYVNIEYEASEMFDLHNVVISIPLPALREPPSVRQIDGEWKLDSRNSVLEWSILLIDQSNRSGSMEFVVPPADPSSFFPISVGFSASGTFSDLKVTGIIPLKEGNPPKFSQQARLLTANYQVV, encoded by the exons ATG GTGGTTCTTGCAGCTTCAATTGTTTCAAAGTCGGGAAAAG CACTTGTTTCAAGACAGTTTGTTGACATGTCTCGCATAAGAATTGAAGGATTACTTGCTGCGTTCCCGAAACTGGTTGGAACTGGGAAACAACACACTTATGTTGAAACTGAAAATGTGCGTTATGTTTATCAACCTATTGAAGGTTTATATCTTCTACTCATCACAAACAAGCAGAGCAATATTCTTGAAGATCTGGACACTTTGAGGCTCCTCTCGAAGCTT GTGCCTGAATACTCCCCTTCCCTGGATGAGGAGGGTATTTGTAAAACAGCATTTGAGATTATATTTGCTTTCGATGAAGCCATCTCTCTTGGGAACAAGGAAAATGTAACAGTGCAACAAGTCAAACAATATTGTGAGATGGAGAGCCATGAAGAGAAGGCACACAAGCTGATGATGCAAACCAAAATCAATGAAACCAAGGATCTCATGAAGAAGAGGGCTAATGAGCTTGACAAAATGAAG ATGGAAAGAGGCAAACTTGACAAAGGAGGATACTCATCAATATCTGGTCCACGCGTGATTGAAAAAACTTTCAGTGACATGGGCATCAGTGGTTCTGGATTTGGTAGTGGTTCTGGATTAGGTGGACTGAGCACTGACATGGACTCATTTGCCAGCAAGCCCAAAG GTCGTCCATCTACAGCAGCTACTGCACCTGGTAAAGGTTTCGGTATGAAATTAGGCAAGACACAGAAGACGAATCAATTCCTCGAATCTTTGAAAGCTGAAGGAGAAGTCATTTTGGAGGATGTACAACCAAGTGCAGTTTCTACAAGATCTGCTCTTCCACCAAGTGACCCTGTCACAGTGACTATAGAAGAGAAGCTCAATGTTGTTGTTAAAAGAGATGGTGGTATTAATAACTTTGATGTTCAAGGAACACTTGCTCTTCAGGTTCTTAATGATACTGATGGGTTCATCCAATTGCAG ATTGAAAGCCAAGATATTCCTGGTCTTAGCTTCAAAACACACCCAAATATCAACAAGGATTTGTTTAACGGTCAGCAAATTTTGGGAGCAaaagatccaaacaggccctttccGAGTGGTCAAAATGAAACTCCTCTGGTGAAATGGAGAATCCAGGGGATGGATGAGTCATCTTTACCTCTGTCAG TCAATTGCTGGCCGTCGGTGTCTGGAAATGAAACCTATGTGAACATTGAATATGAAGCTTCTGAGATGTTTGATCTGCACAATGTTGTCATATCTATACCTCTGCCAGCACTTCGGGAGCCTCCAAGTGTCAGACAGATAGATGGAGAGTGGAA GTTGGACTCAAGAAACTCTGTGTTGGAATGGTCTATTCTCCTTATTGACCAGTCGAATCGCAG TGGTTCCATGGAATTTGTTGTTCCCCCAGCTGACCCATCATCATTTTTCCCCATCTCTGTTGGATTTTCTGCATCGGGTACTTTCAGTGATCTGAAG GTCACTGGAATCATTCCTCTGAAGGAAGGCAACCCTCCGAAGTTTTCTCAGCAGGCTCGTTTGCTCACTGCTAACTATCAAGTTGTTTAA
- the LOC136504217 gene encoding coatomer subunit delta-2-like isoform X2, whose protein sequence is MSRIRIEGLLAAFPKLVGTGKQHTYVETENVRYVYQPIEGLYLLLITNKQSNILEDLDTLRLLSKLVPEYSPSLDEEGICKTAFEIIFAFDEAISLGNKENVTVQQVKQYCEMESHEEKAHKLMMQTKINETKDLMKKRANELDKMKMERGKLDKGGYSSISGPRVIEKTFSDMGISGSGFGSGSGLGGLSTDMDSFASKPKGRPSTAATAPGKGFGMKLGKTQKTNQFLESLKAEGEVILEDVQPSAVSTRSALPPSDPVTVTIEEKLNVVVKRDGGINNFDVQGTLALQVLNDTDGFIQLQIESQDIPGLSFKTHPNINKDLFNGQQILGAKDPNRPFPSGQNETPLVKWRIQGMDESSLPLSVNCWPSVSGNETYVNIEYEASEMFDLHNVVISIPLPALREPPSVRQIDGEWKLDSRNSVLEWSILLIDQSNRSGSMEFVVPPADPSSFFPISVGFSASGTFSDLKVTGIIPLKEGNPPKFSQQARLLTANYQVV, encoded by the exons ATGTCTCGCATAAGAATTGAAGGATTACTTGCTGCGTTCCCGAAACTGGTTGGAACTGGGAAACAACACACTTATGTTGAAACTGAAAATGTGCGTTATGTTTATCAACCTATTGAAGGTTTATATCTTCTACTCATCACAAACAAGCAGAGCAATATTCTTGAAGATCTGGACACTTTGAGGCTCCTCTCGAAGCTT GTGCCTGAATACTCCCCTTCCCTGGATGAGGAGGGTATTTGTAAAACAGCATTTGAGATTATATTTGCTTTCGATGAAGCCATCTCTCTTGGGAACAAGGAAAATGTAACAGTGCAACAAGTCAAACAATATTGTGAGATGGAGAGCCATGAAGAGAAGGCACACAAGCTGATGATGCAAACCAAAATCAATGAAACCAAGGATCTCATGAAGAAGAGGGCTAATGAGCTTGACAAAATGAAG ATGGAAAGAGGCAAACTTGACAAAGGAGGATACTCATCAATATCTGGTCCACGCGTGATTGAAAAAACTTTCAGTGACATGGGCATCAGTGGTTCTGGATTTGGTAGTGGTTCTGGATTAGGTGGACTGAGCACTGACATGGACTCATTTGCCAGCAAGCCCAAAG GTCGTCCATCTACAGCAGCTACTGCACCTGGTAAAGGTTTCGGTATGAAATTAGGCAAGACACAGAAGACGAATCAATTCCTCGAATCTTTGAAAGCTGAAGGAGAAGTCATTTTGGAGGATGTACAACCAAGTGCAGTTTCTACAAGATCTGCTCTTCCACCAAGTGACCCTGTCACAGTGACTATAGAAGAGAAGCTCAATGTTGTTGTTAAAAGAGATGGTGGTATTAATAACTTTGATGTTCAAGGAACACTTGCTCTTCAGGTTCTTAATGATACTGATGGGTTCATCCAATTGCAG ATTGAAAGCCAAGATATTCCTGGTCTTAGCTTCAAAACACACCCAAATATCAACAAGGATTTGTTTAACGGTCAGCAAATTTTGGGAGCAaaagatccaaacaggccctttccGAGTGGTCAAAATGAAACTCCTCTGGTGAAATGGAGAATCCAGGGGATGGATGAGTCATCTTTACCTCTGTCAG TCAATTGCTGGCCGTCGGTGTCTGGAAATGAAACCTATGTGAACATTGAATATGAAGCTTCTGAGATGTTTGATCTGCACAATGTTGTCATATCTATACCTCTGCCAGCACTTCGGGAGCCTCCAAGTGTCAGACAGATAGATGGAGAGTGGAA GTTGGACTCAAGAAACTCTGTGTTGGAATGGTCTATTCTCCTTATTGACCAGTCGAATCGCAG TGGTTCCATGGAATTTGTTGTTCCCCCAGCTGACCCATCATCATTTTTCCCCATCTCTGTTGGATTTTCTGCATCGGGTACTTTCAGTGATCTGAAG GTCACTGGAATCATTCCTCTGAAGGAAGGCAACCCTCCGAAGTTTTCTCAGCAGGCTCGTTTGCTCACTGCTAACTATCAAGTTGTTTAA